From the Polaribacter huanghezhanensis genome, the window CTAAAATAATATTTGTACACGCTTCGTTCTTGTTTTTTGTGTTGTTGTTAAGGCAATTGATAAAAGATTTGGAAAACTTAAGAGGAGCCATCGTGAATAATTACACCACTTTTCCTGTAAAATATGGAGAGCGAAATACAAGAAAATTAGGAATCGTATTTATTGTTTTTACATTTTTCCCAATTGCAATTTTGCTTAATTACCCTGGAGTCGGTTATATGAAATATTACTTCTTCTTTTCTTTAATTATATTGATTTTTATCGGTTATTTTTTATGGAAATCGAACCTGAAAAGACACTACGTTTTTCTCCATAATATTCTTAAGATAATGTTGCTTTTAGGGATTTTGAGTTTGCTCTTTATAGACCCTTCTTTGGTGATAGAAAGAGTAATTGATAAACTGAATTAAATCAAATATTTAGCAGTATCTTTGCCGAAAATTAATTTATTAAAAAATGAGTACAGATAAACACTCGTCGCGAGGACGACAATCAGGAAACAACAGTGGTTTTCAAGGGAAGAAAAAAGAGTATAAAAAAATAAAAACTGCTCCAAAAGCAAATCCGGAAGACGGAATTCGACTAAACAAATACATTTCTAACTCAGGAGTTTCTTCGAGAAGAGAAGCAGATAAGTTGATTGCTTCTGGAAATGTTACTGTAGATGGAGTCGTAATCACAGAAATGGGGTTTAAAGTGAAACCTGGAAGCGAAGTTCGTTTTGATGGATCGTCAATTACTCCAGAAGAAAAAAAATACATTTTATTAAACAAACCGAAAAATTATATCACTACAATGGATGATGAGCGTGGTAGAAAAACGGTGATGGATTTAATAGAAAATGCAACGAAAGAACGCGTGTATCCAGTTGGACGTTTAGACAGAAACACTACAGGTTTGTTATTGTTTACAAATGATGGAGAGTTGGCAAAAAAACTAACACATCCAAAGCACAATGTTCAGAAATTATACCACGCTTCTTTAGATAAAAAGTTTGAAATGAAGCATCTTCAAAAAATTAGAGAAGAAGTAATTATTGAAGGGAAAAAAGTATTTATTGATGAAGTTGATTATGTTGTAGGAGAATCTAAAACAGAAGTCGGAATTAAAATTCACTCTGGACGTAACAGAATTGTTCGTAAGATTTTTGAACATTTTGGTTATAAAGTGGTAAAGTTAGATCGTGTAATTTTTGCAGGTTTAACAAAGAAAAACTTACCAAGAGGACGTTATAGAGAATTAACAACTCAAGAACTAAATACACTTCACATGATTTAGTGAAAAACAGATTTTGAATAATCTAAAAATTCAAACAATTTAAAAAAGACAGCTTTTACTTAGAAGTTGTCTTTTTTGTTGAGTTTCATTACGATAAAATCTACGATTTTTGCTGCTAGATTTGCAGTTAAATTATCTCGGTCTAAACTTGGGTTGAGCTCTGCAATATCACAAGAAATTACTTTATTAGTGTCAAATAAAAAGTGCAACATTTTAAAGACAAAATACGGCGTAAAACCTAATGGAGAAGGAGCGGATACGCCAGGCGCATACGCAGATGAAAATCCGTCCATATCAATAGTTATGTATAAATAATCATTTCTTTTGATAAATGGAAGTAATTTGTTTTGCAGTATTTTTATTTCTTCTGATGAAGATTCACACTCATAATTAATCGCAAAATCAACGTGCTGTTCTTGGGCAATTTTAAATAATTCTTTGGTGTTTGATTGTCGTTGAATTCCGATGGCAAAATAATCTATTGTTTCTTCGTCTTTTTTTAATTCAGAAATTATTTGATTAAAAGGAGTTCCAGAATTTGGTTTTTCATCAACCGGACGCAAATCAAAATGTGCATCAAAATTAATAATTCCAATTTTCTTTTTAGAAGTGTTTTTTATGGCGTCTCTAATTCCCATAAAATGACCATACGCCATATCATGTCCGCCACCTATAACAATTGGAAAAACACTTTTTGAAATTAAGTGAGAAATACCAATAGAAAGTCCTTGCTGACAAGCTTCCATATCTTCGTCAATACAAATGATATCACCAAAATCGGCAACACTTTTTTCTTCAAAATGTATCGGTAACTTTGCCAAACGATCTCTCACTATTTCAGAACCTTTTCCTGCTCCGATTCTTCCAGAATTTCTACGAACACCTTCATCACAAACATAGCCTAAAATAGCAATGTCTGTTGTGTTTTTTCTTTGTAAAGCGTTGATGTTTTGTAGCTCAATTTCTTGATGCCAATACTGATTTTCGATATCTGGATTTGATTTCCTTCCCGTCCAAAATCTTTTTTCTCCAGGTTGATAATCAATGTGTAAGCGTTCAAAGATGTTTTTTTTCAATTGATATGTTCTTTAAATTTCTTTTCCTTTTACAAATACCTTTTCTATTTGATGTATTCCGAATGAATATGGTATAAACCCGTAAGAGTTAATCGGTTTTGTAAGAATCAGATTCGCTTTTTTTCCTATGGTGATAGAACCAACTTTGGTTTCTAATCCCATTGCATACGCACCGTTAATAGTGGCTGCATTGATCGCTTCTTCTGGCGTCATTTTCATTTTGATACACGCAGTTGAAACCACAAAATTCATGTTTCCTGATGGAGTAGAACCTGGGTTATAATCGGTTGCCAAAGCTAATGGCAAACCGGCGTCAATCATTTTGCGAGCTGGCGTATACGGAATGCTTAAAAAATACGAACAACTTGGTAATGCAACAGGCATTGTTTTGGTATTTTTCAACGCTTTGATATCTTCAGTTCGCATTTCTTCTAAATGATCTACAGACAATGCATTGAATTTAATTCCAGCTTGCACACCGCCAATTGCAGTAAATTGATTTACATGAATTTTCGGAATCAATCCGTGTTTTTTTCCTGCGGCTAAAATCAGTTCGGTGTCAGCGACAGAAAAATAACCAGTTTCGCAAAAAATATCGATGTATTCTGCTAAGTTTCCGTGTGCTACTTTTGGTAAAATATCGTTAATTAGTAATTGTAAATAACCCGCTTTATCCTTTTTATATTCTGCAGGAACGGCATGAGCACCTAAGAATGTTGCTTTGATTTCTATCGGATAATTTTCTTTTAATCGTTTGATGACTCGAAGCATTTTTAACTCGGCTTCTTCTGTCAATCCGTATCCAGATTTTATTTCTACTGCTCCGGTTCCTAATTGCATCACTTCTTCTAAACGAACTTTGCTTTGTTGGTATAATTCTTCTTCAGAAGTTGCTTGTAGTTTCTTGGCTGAATTTAAAATTCCGCCGCCGTTATTGGCAATTTCTTCATACGATAATCCGTTGATTCTATCTATAAATTCGCCTTCTCTGTTTCCAGCATACACAATGTGCGTATGAGAATCACACCAAGAAGGTAAAATCATTTTTCCAGTAGCATCAATTACTTCTGAGAAATTAGTAGTTGGACAATCTTTCATGTCTCCAAAATTGGAAATTAAACCATTTTCTACCACTAAAAAAGCATTTTTAATCGTTGGTAAAACCTTCATTTCTTTTCCAGAAACAAACGAAATAGGTGCTGTTCTAACTTGAATTAATTCTTTGATATTTTTAAATAAAGTTGCCATTAAAATAAATTATTTAACAATTCGTCATTCACTAGGTTTGGTAAAGTTACTTTTAAATTTGGAGACCTTTCCATTTCTCTTTTGATGGCAAAAATGGCTTCGTTATTTCTTGCCCAACTTCTACGTGCAATTCCGTTATTTACATCGTAAAAAAGCATACTTTTTAAACGTTCTTCTGCTTCTTTTGTTCCGTCTAACAACATTCCGAATCCGCCGTTCATCACTTCTCCCCAACCAACGCCGCCACCATTGTGAATAGAAACCCAAGTTGCGCCTCTAAAACTATCACCAATCACATTGTGAATTGCCATGTCTGCTGTAAACTTACTACCGTCGTAGATATTTGAAGTTTCTCTGTAAGGCGAATCTGTTCCGCTTACATCATGATGGTCTCTTCCCAAAACAACCGGACCAATTTTTCCTTTTGCAATGGCGTTATTAAAAGCTTCTGCAATTTTAGAACGTCCTTCTGCATCAGCATATAAAATTCGTGCTTGAGAACCAACGACCATTTTGTTCTTTTTAGCATCTTGTATCCAAGTAATATTGTCTTGCATTTGCAACTGAATTTCTTCAGGAGAATTTTCCATAATTTCTTGTAAAACGGTTGCTGCAATTTCATCTGTAGCGTCTAAATCTTCTGATTTTCCAGAAGCACAAACCCAACGGAAAGGTCCAAATCCGTAGTCAAAACACATCGGACCTAAAATATCTTGCACATACGATGGATATTTAAAATCGATGCCATTTTCTGCCATCACATCTGCGCCAGCTCTAGAAGATTCTAATAAAAAAGCATTTCCGTAATCAAAGAAATACGTTCCTTTTGCAGTATGTTTATTGATTGCTGTTGCGTGTCTTCGTAAGGTTTCTTGTACTTTTTCTTTAAAAACTGCAGGTTCTTCTCTAATCAATCGATTTGATTCTTCATATGAAATATCAATCGGATAATAACCTCCAGTCCAAGGAATATGCAAAGATGTTTGATCAGACCCTAAGTGAATAAAAATATTTTCTTCATCAAAACGTTCCCAGATTTCAACCACATTCCCAATAAAAGCAATCGAAACAACTTCGTTCTTTTCTTGTGCTTTTTTTACACGAATGATTAATTCATCCATAGTATCAATCAACTCATCTACCCAACCTTGTTCGTGTCTTTTTGTTGCTGCTTTCGAATTTACTTCTGCAGCAATCGTAATACAACCAGCAATATTTCCTGCTTTTGGTTGCGCGCCAGACATTCCGCCTAAACCAGCAGTTAAAAATATTTTTCCAGCAGGGTTTTCACCTTTTTTTAAAACTTTTCTAAAAGCGTTCATCACCGTAATTGTAGTTCCGTGTACAATTCCTTGCGGACCAATATACATAAACGAACCCGCTGTCATTTGTCCATATTGCGTAACGCCAAGGGCATTGAATTTTTCCCAATCATCAGGTTTTGAGTAATTCGGAATCATCATTCCGTTGGTCACAATCACTCTCGGAGCATTTTTAGAAGAAGGAAATAATCCCATCGGATGACCAGAATACAAATGCAAAGTTTGTTCATCTGTCATGGTTGCTAAATAGTGCATCACCAATAAGTATTGCGCCCAGTTTTGAAAAACGGCACCGTTTCCTCCGTAGGTAATTAATTCCTCAGGATGTTGTGCAACTGCAGGATTTAAATTATTTTGAATCATCAACATAATGGCTGCTGCTTGAGAAGATTTTGCAGGATATTCTGAAACGGGTCTTGCGTAAATTTCATAATCTGGCTTAAATCGATACATGTAAATTCTACCGTATTCTTTTAATTCATTAGCAAATTCAGTTGCTAGTTCTTGATGCCACTCTTTTGAGAAATAACGCAATGCGTTTCTAATGGCTAATTGTTTTTCCTCAATCGATAAAATATCTTTTCTTTTCGGAGCTCTGTTGGCATTTTTTGGATAGTCCTTTTTTACTGGAATTTTAGATGGAATTCCTTGTGAAATCTGTTCTTTAAATGTCATGATATTTTATTTTACGATGAAAGATTGATTTTTAACGAACTGAATCAAGTTGTTGATGTCGTCTTTTAAAATTCTGTCGTCTTCTAATTTATCTACTTTATTTCGGATGATTTTAAAGTTCTCTTCAATGATTTCTGAAAATGTATTTGGTCTTCTAAAATCCATGGCTTGAGCAGCATACATCAATTCTATGGCAAATATTTTATCAATATTTCCTAAAATTTGATTGAATTGTCGTCCAGAGATACTTCCCATAGAAACATGATCTTCTTGTCCTAAAGAAGTTGGAATGCTATCCGCAGAAGGAGGGAAGCACAAGGATTTGTTTTCTGTTACCAATGCAGCAGTGGTGTATTGAGGAATCATAAACCCTGAATTTAATCCGCCGGCAGCAGTTAATAATCTCGGTAAACCAAATTTTCCTTCTAGTAATAAATACGAACGTCTGTCAGAAATATTTCCTAATTCTGATGCGGCAATCGAACAATAGTCTAATGCCATTGCCAGTGGTTGTCCGTGGAAATTCCCTCCAGAAATTGCTTCGGTTTCACTTAATACAATTGGGTTGTCAGTTACCGAATTCATTTCAATCTCTGCCAATTCTTCTAAGTGATAATAAGCATTTCTTGACGCTCCGTGAACTTGCGGAATACAACGCATCGAATATGGATCTTGAACACGTTCGCAACTTTGATGAGAATTGATGTTTTGAGAATTGTGAAATAACATTCTCATACGTTCAGCAACTTTTAGATTTCCTTTAAAAGGGCGAATTTCATGCAATTCTAATTTAAACGGAGAAGCACTTCCTTGATATCCTTCAATACTCATGGCGCCACAAACATCCGCTAAATCAAGTAAATAATCCATCTTTTTTAATCCGATGATAGCATGTGCTAAAATAAATTGCGTTCCGTTTATCAATCCCAAACCTTCTTTTGCTTGAAGCACTAAAGGTTTTAAGTTGTGTTTTTCTAAAATTGATTTGGCATGGACAATTTCATTTTCCATCCAGAATTCTCCTTCACCTAATAAAGGAAGAAACAAATGTGAAAGTGGCGCTAAATCTCCAGAAGCACCAACCGAACCTTGCTCAGGAACCACCGGTAATAAATCGTTTTCAATAAAATAAAGAATTCGTTCAATCAATTCTAAACGAACACCAGAAAAACCTTGACACAATGCATGAACCTTACAAATCATCATAATTTTTGAAAGTTCTTTGTCGATTGGGTTTCCAACTCCGACTGCATGAGTAATCAATAAATTTTCTTGAAGCTTGCTAGTTTCTTGCGGAGTTATTTGTACATCACATAAAGGTCCAAAGCCCGTATTGATTCCGTAAACTGCTTTGTCGCCATTTGCCATGGTTTCAACTTTTCGTCTACATTCAGTGATTTTTTTGATTGCTATTTCGTTGATTTCTGCTTTTAAATCACCATTTGCAATAGCAATTACTTTATCAACCGTTAAATGATCTATGCCGTATTTAAATTTCATCGTATCAAAAATGTTTTTAACAAAGTTATCCTTATTTTTGATGCTTACTAATATTATTTAATCTACTAAATAATAACTATGAGTTATCAAATAGAAATTAGACACATCAAATATTTTTTAGCAGTTGCAGAAGATTTGCATTTTAGAAAAGCAGCAGAAAGACTGTTTATATCGCAACCAGGTTTGAGTAAACAAATAAAGCAAATGGAAAACGATTTGGGTGTTGTGTTGTTTGAACGACATAACAGAAAAGTCTTATTGACAAGAGCTGGAGAATATTTAAAGAAAGAATTGGCAATTAATTTAAAAAATTTGGAGCATACTTTAAATCACGCAAAAATGTTGAATGACGGCAAAAACGGCGATTTGAAATTTGGATATGTAGGATCTGCAATGCAAGAAATTATTCCGAATTTATTAATGAATTTTAAAAGTGATTATCCGAATATTGTGTTTAGTCTAAAAGAAATGGACAATGAAAAACAAATAGAAGAATTGCTTTCGTATGATTTAGATTTAGGGTTTGTAAGGCTCGATCGAGTACCAAGAGGTTTGATAAGTAAACCTGTTTTAAAAGAATCATTTTGTTTGGTGTTACCAGAAAATCACTTAGTAAATGCTGATAATTTTAAAAGTTTAACGCAATTTAAACAAGAATCATTTATTCTTTTTGATCCCAAATACAGTTCGTCATATTACGAAAAAGTAATGCAGTTGTTTGATGAAAGTGGATTTTCTCCGATCGTTTCGCATAATACAATTCACGCTGGATCCATTTATAAGCTAGTTGAAAATAATTTTGGGATTTCTATCGTCCCTAAATCATTGGTAACTCAAAATAATCAAAAAATTAAATTTATCGAATTAAAAAAAACAAAACAAAAAACCACCCTGTCTGTGGTTTGGAATATTGATAATAGAAACCCGATTTTAAAAGAAATTGTAAAACTGCTTTAAAACAAAAAAACCACTCTAAAAAAGAGTGGTTTTTTGTGGTACCTCCAGGAATCGAACCAGGGACACAAGGATTTTCAGTCCTTTGCTCTACCAACTGAGCTAAGGTACCATTGCCTTAGCGGATGCAAATATAGTACTCCTTTTTTTAATCTACCAAATAAAATTGTAAAAAATCTGTTGTATTTTTGGAGTCCATTTAAAATGATAGGATGAATTTAATTATTGATATTGGTAATACAAGAATCAAAGCTGCTGTTTTTGAGAATGATATCCTGTTAGAAGTAGTTATTTTTGATTCTGACGAGTTATTTGAAAAAGTGGATTTTTTAACCAATAAATACACTATTGATAAAGGAATTATCTCATCAGTTAAGAATATTTCTAGAAATGTACTTGATCAATTAAATAAAAAGGTTTCTTTTTTGGTGCTTGATTCAGCAACAAAAGTGCCTTTTAAAAATTTATATAGAACTCCAAAAACGTTAGGAGTAGATAGAATTGCTTTGGTTGCAAATGCTGTGCAAAAATTTAATAAAAAGAATGTGTTAATTATTGATGCAGGAACTTGTATTACCTATGACTTTGTAAATGAACATAAAGAATATTTAGGTGGAGCGATTTCATTAGGAATTGAAATGAGGTATAAAGCACTGAATAAGTATACTTCTAAATTACCTCTATTAGAGAAAAATATTCCAATAAATTTTATAGGAAAAACTACAGAAGAGAATATTTATTCAGGAGTTAATAATGGAGTTTTAAATGAAATTAATGGCGTAATTAAGCAATATGAAAGAGAAAATTCATTTTTAACACTAGTTTTAACAGGTGGAGATACATATTTCTTGGCTAAACAATTAAAAAGTGGCATATTTGCCAATCCAAATTTTGTTTTGGAGGGTTTAAACACAATTTTGATATATAACAACAAGGAATGTTAAAGAAAATTTTCTATATTTTTTTATTATTTATTTCAATAAAAGCAACAGCTCAGAGAACTAATTCTTCTCCGTATTCTTTTTTTGGCATTGGTCAGCAATACAGTTCACAGACAGTAGAACAAGCAACTATGGGTGGTATTGGTATTGCTTTTAATGATGTATATCATTTAAATTTTTTAAATCCTGCTGCAAATGCAAATTTAAGATTTGCAACCTACTCTGTTGGGTTAAATGTGAATGATTTAACAATAAAAGATTTTTCTGGTTCACAGAAATCAACATCAACTACGTTATCTTATATTAATATAGGTTTTCCTATTGGTAAAAAATCAGGAGCTTCTTTCGGATTGAAGACAAATACGTCTGTAGGATATTCATTGCTAAATGTTGCTAATGACATCAATGGAGATCCTTTTGAAGCTACAAGATTTTACGGTTCTGGTGGAACTAATAAAATTTATGGCGCGTACGGAATTTCTATTACAAAAAACTTTTCAGTTGGATTGGAAGCTGAATATATTTTTGGAAAAACAGAAAACAACATATTGTCACAAAGATTAGGTACACAATTGGGTACTAAAAATAATGA encodes:
- the hutG gene encoding formimidoylglutamase, which gives rise to MKKNIFERLHIDYQPGEKRFWTGRKSNPDIENQYWHQEIELQNINALQRKNTTDIAILGYVCDEGVRRNSGRIGAGKGSEIVRDRLAKLPIHFEEKSVADFGDIICIDEDMEACQQGLSIGISHLISKSVFPIVIGGGHDMAYGHFMGIRDAIKNTSKKKIGIINFDAHFDLRPVDEKPNSGTPFNQIISELKKDEETIDYFAIGIQRQSNTKELFKIAQEQHVDFAINYECESSSEEIKILQNKLLPFIKRNDYLYITIDMDGFSSAYAPGVSAPSPLGFTPYFVFKMLHFLFDTNKVISCDIAELNPSLDRDNLTANLAAKIVDFIVMKLNKKDNF
- a CDS encoding LysR family transcriptional regulator is translated as MSYQIEIRHIKYFLAVAEDLHFRKAAERLFISQPGLSKQIKQMENDLGVVLFERHNRKVLLTRAGEYLKKELAINLKNLEHTLNHAKMLNDGKNGDLKFGYVGSAMQEIIPNLLMNFKSDYPNIVFSLKEMDNEKQIEELLSYDLDLGFVRLDRVPRGLISKPVLKESFCLVLPENHLVNADNFKSLTQFKQESFILFDPKYSSSYYEKVMQLFDESGFSPIVSHNTIHAGSIYKLVENNFGISIVPKSLVTQNNQKIKFIELKKTKQKTTLSVVWNIDNRNPILKEIVKLL
- a CDS encoding urocanate hydratase → MTFKEQISQGIPSKIPVKKDYPKNANRAPKRKDILSIEEKQLAIRNALRYFSKEWHQELATEFANELKEYGRIYMYRFKPDYEIYARPVSEYPAKSSQAAAIMLMIQNNLNPAVAQHPEELITYGGNGAVFQNWAQYLLVMHYLATMTDEQTLHLYSGHPMGLFPSSKNAPRVIVTNGMMIPNYSKPDDWEKFNALGVTQYGQMTAGSFMYIGPQGIVHGTTITVMNAFRKVLKKGENPAGKIFLTAGLGGMSGAQPKAGNIAGCITIAAEVNSKAATKRHEQGWVDELIDTMDELIIRVKKAQEKNEVVSIAFIGNVVEIWERFDEENIFIHLGSDQTSLHIPWTGGYYPIDISYEESNRLIREEPAVFKEKVQETLRRHATAINKHTAKGTYFFDYGNAFLLESSRAGADVMAENGIDFKYPSYVQDILGPMCFDYGFGPFRWVCASGKSEDLDATDEIAATVLQEIMENSPEEIQLQMQDNITWIQDAKKNKMVVGSQARILYADAEGRSKIAEAFNNAIAKGKIGPVVLGRDHHDVSGTDSPYRETSNIYDGSKFTADMAIHNVIGDSFRGATWVSIHNGGGVGWGEVMNGGFGMLLDGTKEAEERLKSMLFYDVNNGIARRSWARNNEAIFAIKREMERSPNLKVTLPNLVNDELLNNLF
- a CDS encoding pseudouridine synthase, whose amino-acid sequence is MSTDKHSSRGRQSGNNSGFQGKKKEYKKIKTAPKANPEDGIRLNKYISNSGVSSRREADKLIASGNVTVDGVVITEMGFKVKPGSEVRFDGSSITPEEKKYILLNKPKNYITTMDDERGRKTVMDLIENATKERVYPVGRLDRNTTGLLLFTNDGELAKKLTHPKHNVQKLYHASLDKKFEMKHLQKIREEVIIEGKKVFIDEVDYVVGESKTEVGIKIHSGRNRIVRKIFEHFGYKVVKLDRVIFAGLTKKNLPRGRYRELTTQELNTLHMI
- the hutI gene encoding imidazolonepropionase, with protein sequence MATLFKNIKELIQVRTAPISFVSGKEMKVLPTIKNAFLVVENGLISNFGDMKDCPTTNFSEVIDATGKMILPSWCDSHTHIVYAGNREGEFIDRINGLSYEEIANNGGGILNSAKKLQATSEEELYQQSKVRLEEVMQLGTGAVEIKSGYGLTEEAELKMLRVIKRLKENYPIEIKATFLGAHAVPAEYKKDKAGYLQLLINDILPKVAHGNLAEYIDIFCETGYFSVADTELILAAGKKHGLIPKIHVNQFTAIGGVQAGIKFNALSVDHLEEMRTEDIKALKNTKTMPVALPSCSYFLSIPYTPARKMIDAGLPLALATDYNPGSTPSGNMNFVVSTACIKMKMTPEEAINAATINGAYAMGLETKVGSITIGKKANLILTKPINSYGFIPYSFGIHQIEKVFVKGKEI
- the hutH gene encoding histidine ammonia-lyase; the encoded protein is MKFKYGIDHLTVDKVIAIANGDLKAEINEIAIKKITECRRKVETMANGDKAVYGINTGFGPLCDVQITPQETSKLQENLLITHAVGVGNPIDKELSKIMMICKVHALCQGFSGVRLELIERILYFIENDLLPVVPEQGSVGASGDLAPLSHLFLPLLGEGEFWMENEIVHAKSILEKHNLKPLVLQAKEGLGLINGTQFILAHAIIGLKKMDYLLDLADVCGAMSIEGYQGSASPFKLELHEIRPFKGNLKVAERMRMLFHNSQNINSHQSCERVQDPYSMRCIPQVHGASRNAYYHLEELAEIEMNSVTDNPIVLSETEAISGGNFHGQPLAMALDYCSIAASELGNISDRRSYLLLEGKFGLPRLLTAAGGLNSGFMIPQYTTAALVTENKSLCFPPSADSIPTSLGQEDHVSMGSISGRQFNQILGNIDKIFAIELMYAAQAMDFRRPNTFSEIIEENFKIIRNKVDKLEDDRILKDDINNLIQFVKNQSFIVK
- a CDS encoding type III pantothenate kinase, which encodes MNLIIDIGNTRIKAAVFENDILLEVVIFDSDELFEKVDFLTNKYTIDKGIISSVKNISRNVLDQLNKKVSFLVLDSATKVPFKNLYRTPKTLGVDRIALVANAVQKFNKKNVLIIDAGTCITYDFVNEHKEYLGGAISLGIEMRYKALNKYTSKLPLLEKNIPINFIGKTTEENIYSGVNNGVLNEINGVIKQYERENSFLTLVLTGGDTYFLAKQLKSGIFANPNFVLEGLNTILIYNNKEC